In Deltaproteobacteria bacterium, the sequence CAATCACAAGCACCGGACCGTGCTTGCTCGCCGGCAAGATACTGGCAAGTACGGCGCGCATAGGCGGGGTGGCCGGCGCCGGCGGCAGCGTGTCGCTCACGTGCAACGGTATCAGTCTGGGCGCAGCCGGCGCTGTCGAAGCCAACGGCGCCGGCGGACGCGGCGGCCAAATCACGCTCGATGCCGGTAACGGCTCGCTGACGTCGCTGAAGGGGGCACGAATCCGAGCCAACGGCACCGGCAACCGTGGCGGCGATCTGACTATAGCCAGTACCGCCAGCTGCACCGTCGCGGCCACGGTGCAGCTAAGTGCGTTCATCACCAACACCGTCGGTGGCGCCGGCGGCTCGGCCGACATCATCTGCAACGGCATAACGCTGGCAGAGGGCGCCAGCATTGATGCCAACGCGGCCGGCTACTCCGCGGACTCCTCGAACGCCGGCGGTTACATCGTTCTCAACGCCCAGAGCGCTCCGCTCGTTGTCGAAAGGGGCGTCAAACTGGGGGCTAACGGCGTGGCCGCACCGGGCGGCGCGATCGAGGTCAGCAGCCTAGGTACTTGCCTGTGGTCCGGAAAGGCGAGTGTTAACTCGATTGCAAACAGCGGCTTGGCCGGCAACGGCGGCAGCTTCACGGTCACCTGCGACAGCATCACGGTCGACCGCGGCGGGGCAGAGGCCATCGGCGGCGGCCCAGTGGGCGCGGGAGGGGCAGTTACACTTTTCGCCACCGGCACCTCCGAGCTCCTGCGAATCGACAAGGGGGTCACGCTCAAAGCCACCGGTGTCGCTGTTCGCGGCGGGACGATCGCGCTGAGCAGCCCCGGCGGCTGCGAGGTGGGGGCTCGGTTGCAGGCCGACGGCAAGGAGATCTATCGCTCGGGACAACCGCCGTTCGGCGACGGCGGCGGCACGGTCAGTCTGGCGTGCGCCGGCTACCTGAATCTCCTGCCCGGGGCGAGCATCAGTGCCAACGCCAGCCGCTCGGCCGCAGCCGGGGAGATCACGCTGACTGCCGGGTCGGACATTTACGTGGCCAAAGGAACGGGAATCCTTGCCAGTGCCAAAGACGGTGTCGGCGGTCACGTCTCGGCCGTGGCCGGGGGCAATTGCTGGCTGGCCGGCACGATCGAGTCCCGCGGCCTCGGAACCGCGGCGCGCGGCGGTGAGATCACCCTCAGCTGTGCTGGCGACCTCTTTCTCAGCCGCGACGGCGACCTCGACGCCGGCGCGGCCACAACCGGCATAACTGGCTTTGTCGCCATACAGGCCGGTGGCGGCGTACAACTGGAGAAAGGGGCGCAGGTAGAAAACCCCGGCACCAGCCTCGCCGGCGCTAACGCCATAGACGTTGCCGCAGCCGGCAGCTGTACGATCGGCGGCAAGTTTCAATCCGACAGCGCAGGCGCACCGGGGGCCCCCATCCAGATCAGTTGCGGTAACATCACGATCGAGAACAGCGCCCTGCTGCAAGCCAATGGGCTCGGCTCGGACGCCGGCCAGGTGCGCCTTGTCGCTTCCGCAACCGCACCGGCGTCAAGCTGTACCATCGACGGCAAAATCCGTGTTAATGCCTCCTCGACCACCGACCGCTCCACCACTCCCCCAACAGTCTGGCGCGGCCGGGCCGGCGAGGTGCACGTCATCTGTGGCAGCGACATTAACGTCGGCGAAAGCGCAACCATCGATGCGATTGGCTCGGGCACGGACAGCGCCGGGGGCATCATCCAACTCATGGCCGCGACCGGCCCGGCGGTGTTGAATGGTAAGCTCAAAGCCCGCGCTGTCGGCAGCGCCGGCCAGATCAGCGTTACCGGCGTGGGTATAGTGACCACTGGCAAGAGCTCCCTGGAGGTCGGGGGGCGCACCGCGGGCAACGTGTTCCTGCGCTCGCTGTTCGATGGTCAGGCCAAGGGCGATGTGATGATCGGCAAGGCCGTCAGCGCCCGTGGCTCCGGTAGCGCCGACAACCGCGGCGGAGTCATCCTGGTCGAGGCGTGTACCGTGATCGTCGAGCCCGATGGCTACTTGCGTAGCGACGGCAAACTGGGCGGGTCGAATGAGCTGACGGCCCATGCCAAGCTCTGGGTGAAGGGAAAGCTCTCAGCGGTCTCGTCTGTCGCCACTAACCCGCCGGGCCAGAACCGGCTCGAGTATCGCGATGAACTGGTAGTCGAGGACCAAAACGGCATCAACCCAGCGCCACTGCGCGTGGTCAATCCCGAGCTGCAACCGTGTCTGCCTCTACCCTAAGCACCCGAAGCGCGCTGGGTCGCCGCCAGCTGGTGGTGGCGAGCAGCCTGCTGCCGAGCTTGTCGCTCGGTAGGTTTCTTGTTGACAAAGCCGGCGGCACCGTTGCATACGAGATGAAAGCACAGGCAGATGACGAGAGGGGCTCCGATGCATAACGGCATTGTTCGCCAACTACTACTATCCACACTGCTGATCACCGCTGGTAGCCGCACGGCACACGCCGCAGCCCTGCCCGCCACCACGATCAACGACCTGTGCCTTCCGAGTGCGAATCCGTGCGTAGTCACTGGCAAATTCGTCGTGCCGAGCACGGGGGACTTCGACCTCAACGGGCGGGCTTTCCGACTCGACCCCGGTGCGGCCATCGACGCCGCCAGCGGTGTGTCGTTCACCATCAGGCGAGCCAGTTCGCTGACGGTGGAGAAAGGCGCCCAGCTGTCCGCCCCCGGTCGCGCCACCAACGCCGGTGGGATCACGATCGAGAGCACAGGTGGCTGCACTTTAGACGGCAAGCTGCTCGCCAATGCTACGCGCGTTAACGGCATCGGCGGCACCGGCGGTACGCTCTCGGCGAGCTGTGTCGGCGGTATATCTCTGGGCAGCGGCAGCTCGCTGGAAGCCAACGGCGCCAGCGGCAGCGGCGGCTCGATCACCCTGGCCGGCGGCTCCGGCCCTCTGGCGATGACCAAGGGGGCAAAGATCAAAGCGAACGGCAACGGCGCCCGCGGCGGTACGCTGACGATAACGAGCAACGCCGGCTGCAGCCTCCCCGCAATCCAGCTGAACGCGGGTAAGCAAGCCGGTGTTGGCGGTAGCGGCGGCAGCGCGACGGTGACCTGTCGCGGCATAAGCGTACCGGACGGCGGCCTCATCGATGCCAACGCTGCCGGCGATGGCCTCGATGGTGGTACGATCGCCTTGTATGGTTTGAACGGAGCGGTCAGCATCGTCAAGAGCGCCAAGCTGAAAGCCGCCGGTAGCGGAGCCAGCGGAGGGAACATCAGCCTCGCCACGACCGGCTCGTGCACCATCTCGGGCAAGCTACTTGCAACCGCCACCAAGGTCGGGGTGCTGGCGGGTTCCGGCGGATCAGTTACCGTCTCGTGCAACGGTATTCTCTTCGACAAAGGCAGCGCTGAAGCTGTCGGCACAGCACCCGACGGCGTTGGCGGCTTGATTCAGCTGACCTCCATCGGCGCGGCTGGATCAATGAGAATCGATCGCGGGGTGAGTTTGAAGGCCAGCGGCACGGGCACCAACGGCGGCGATGTAATCCTCACCGCCACGCAGCAGATCGACTTCGGCGCCAAGATCGAGGCGGACGGCAAGAACTACGTCGAGTTCGGCTTCCCGGTCGGCGGCGTCGGCGGCACGGTCGATATCACCACTGCTGCCTCACTCAACTTGCTTCCCGGCGCCGCTATCACTGCCACTGGGGGCGCCTATGCCACGGGCGGGTTCATTTCACTAACCGCTGCAACCACCGCAGACCTCGATGCGGGCACGTCGGTTGTGACCAACGCCAAAGATGGCGCTGGGGGCGTGAACACACTGGAGGCACAAAGCTGCACTATCGAGGGCAAGTTTGAAGCGCGTGGCACCGGCAGCTTCGGAGTTGGGGGTGCCGTCAGCTTGTTTTGCCCTGATGGCATGGTTTTCCTCAAAGGCGGTAAGATCGACGCCGGCGGCCATAAGACCGCCGGCGGTGGAACCGTCACGCTGGCAGCGTCTAGCGGCGCCATCGGCCTCTACGAAGGCTCCAGCATCCGCAACGACGGCCCTGGGCCCGGTGATTCCAGCGCCGCGATCGAGTTCAGCGCCGCTGGAGCTTGCACTATCGCCGGCAAACTCCAAGGCGACGCCGAAGGCCTACCTGCCGGTGGGATAGGATTCACCTGTGGCAGCTTCGCCTTGGAGAAACCCGGACGAATTCAGGCCACGGGCAAGGCAGCGACGGCCGGCAACCTGCTCGTTGACGCCACCCAAGGATCACCCGGCACCTGCACTATCGACGGCAAGGTCAAGCTGACCTCTTCGTCGACCACAACCCCGCCGGCCGCAGGTGAAGGCGGGGAGGTCGCCATCAGCTGCAACGCGGCTTTGACCACGAACACCGGCTCGGCCATCGACACCAGCGCAGGGGGCAACGATAGCTCCGGCGGCGCCATCACGCTTTCGGCCGACAGCCAGCCGGTCACGCTCAGCGGGCAATTACTCGCCAAAGGCAAGACCACCGGCGGCGCCATCACCGCGACCGGCTTCGGCGTAACCACCACCCCCACCAGCCAACTCGACGTCAGCGCCGCCAACGGTGGCTCGGTTACGCTACGCTCGGAGCTGGAGGATGCGGTGCGCGGCGATATCACGGTTGGTAAGAGCATCAGCGCCAAGGGCGCGGTTGACGCGGGCACTATCCAGATCTCCGGCTGCGACGTGCTCGTCGATAGCGACGGCTCCCTACTCGCGGACGGACCGAATGGGAACAACCTGGTTGTCTCCCACAAACAGCTGACGGTTAACGGGAAGGTCTCGGCGGTCTCCTCGGTCAGCCCGGGAACAAATTCGTTCCAGTACCGCAGCGGCTACCCGCCCCTCGGCGTTACCGCAAGCAACGTCAAGCCGGCGCCGGTTCTGAGCACCATCCCCCCGGCGCAGCTGAGCCCCTGCCTGCCGTAGCTGCCGGAGGCGGCCCAAAGCACCGGCGACACCGGCCCACGGCCGAACATCTGGCCGCAGTTGGGGCGGGCTATTGCCGCCGCGCTCCAGCCTTGCCGTTGTCAGCAAACACGCCGCTGCGCACTACCGCCGCGGCTTCTGTGATCAGCTCGGCCGTCACCTCCGCTGCCTGCGCGCGAGCGTTTGCACCGCCGCAGCTGCCGGCGTAGGGGATAGGCGGTAAGAGGAGGAGAGAACATGAGTCGCAGGCATACCCAGTGGCTACCGCTCATGATCCTAGTCGGGCTGACTGCCGGCACTACAGTGGTTGCCGAGGAGAAGACGGACGAGCGCAAACGCACGATTGCTGTAACCGGCCAAGCGGAGGTGCAGGCCCCACCGGACCGCCTCACCGTCTCCTTTGCAGTCGAAACTACGGCCGCGCGTGCTACCGACGCCGCGGCCGAAAACGCCAAGCGCAGCAGCGCCGTCGCCGCGGCACTCAAGGCGCAGATCGCGGCCGGTGACAGCGTCAGCTCCACCCGCTACTCGCTCGATCCGCGCTACGACACCGCGCGCCCCGGGGAAAGCCGCGAGCCACGCATCACCGGCTACGTCGCCCGCAACGAGGTCCAAGTGGAAAGCCGCAAGATCGATAGCGCCGGGGCGCTCATCGACGCCGCCATCGCCGCCGGCGCCAACCGTATCAGTGGGCTGCAGTTCTCGCTCTCGCAGCGGGCCGAAGTACTGCGCGGCGCCATCGAAAAGGCCGGCGCCGATGCACAAGCCCAGGCCGAAAGCGTCGCCAAAGGACTCGGCGTCCGCCTGAAGGGCGTGTTGTCGGCGAGCACCAGCACCGCACCGATGCCGATGTCCCGCCGATTTGAGGGTATGGCCATGGCCGCCGAAGTCCGCGCGCCGACACCGATCGAACCCGGCGAGATGACGGTGTCAGCCAACCTGCACGTCACCTACGAGATTGAGTGACCGGCACCTAGCTGCCGTTGCCCTGGCCCAGGCTCTTGCGCAGCACGTTGACTCGGTTACGCGTTGACAGCAGCTGCTGGCGGAAGGCCTCGGCCTGGCGTGCGGTTTCCGCAAAGCGCTCGCCATCGGCGGCTTGCATCAGACTTGCCGCATCGCCACCGAGCCGCTGCATGCGCTCATCCAAGTCGTGCAGTACGCGCAGCAGCGCCGGAAGCTTCTCCGGCGTCAGGCCTTGGCCGTCATGCGGCATCTGCTCCTGAAGCGTGCGATTGAGCTGCATCGCCTCATCCTTGAGTGACTCGAAGCGCACCAGCAAGGCCCGCAACAACTCGGCTCGCCGGTTGATCTCTTCCGCCCGCACGCGGACCAGGTTGGCCTGGGCTAGCTGCCGTTCCTGCGCAGCCGTGATGGCGGCATTCAAGGCTTGGACGTGAGCACCGAGGCGTTCTTCGCAGGCGAACAGCTCTTGCAGCCGCTCGGCCGATTGCTTGAGCTGTTTCTCGGAGTCGAGCCGCCCGTGCTCGATGGCCGTGGTCAGACTCTCGAACCGGCGCAACTCGCCTTCGAGCGCTTCGGCCGCCGCCCGCAGCCCCGGCGGTTGCGCGTTGCCGTTGTCGTTGGCCACGTCCCTCCCGTGCCACCGTTAGCGGCAGAAGTCCAGGGGAATCTCGACCGGCGGCGGCGCGGCAATGTGTGACCACACCACACATGCTGTCACTGCAGCAGCCGTCTAGAGCGACGGCACGCCGTTGGCCTCGATCTCGGCGAGGGCGGCCTTGAGAAACGCCAGCATGCGATCGAGCGCCCCCGGCTGGAGCCGCTGGCGCGTGTCGGCACGAGAGTGCAGCTGGCGCACGTATGATTCGCCTTCACGATGGCTGGCGAGCGTAACACTAGGAATGCCGGCGGCCATGAAACTACGTGCGTCAGTGGTCACCGGCTGCACGTCCGGCTCGATCCCGCCACCGTGATTGCCACGGCGGGCGGCGCGGTCGAGCACACGCACCAACGCGGTTGCGGCCTCGTAGCGACGCAGCGGCGAGCGATCGGCGGTGAAGTAACTCAGCACCCGGCCGCCCCCCCACAGCTCGCCGTTGATCACGTATAGCGGCCGCGGTGGTAACAACGGCAAACGCTCCCGCACAAAGGCAGCCGAGCCCTGCAGGTTCACCTCTTCACCGGCAAAGAGCACGATCATCACTTCGGTGCGTGCCAGCTGCGGTTCACCAGCGGCCAGGCTCTCGGCCAACTTCACCAGGGTCGCCACCGCCGCCCCGTCATCGAGCGCGCCCGGGCTGCGCTCCGCAACCAAGGCCCCGCCGCTCATGGCGAGAGCGAAACCGGCGAAGTACAGCGGCACGATGACGGACCAGCCGCGCACGTGGCCTTCTGCTCGACCACGCCAACGCCGCCACCGGCCGGTGAGCGGAAAAGCCACTGCCAGCATCGCCATCGGCACGATCAGGAACTGGATCGGAGCGCGCTGATAGTGATCGAGCAAGTCGGTCTTGGTATCGTAGTGTGCGCTCAAGATCACGGTGCGCTCGGGATCGGTTACCGGAAAGCTCGCTACCACGTTGGCCTCGGGCAACTCTCCGAGACGGCTAAAGAGGGGGAGCCGCCCCTCGTAATCAAGCAGGAGATACGTCGGCAGCA encodes:
- a CDS encoding SIMPL domain-containing protein (The SIMPL domain is named for its presence in mouse protein SIMPL (signalling molecule that associates with mouse pelle-like kinase). Bacterial member BP26, from Brucella, was shown to assemble into a channel-like structure, while YggE from E. coli has been associated with resistance to oxidative stress.); its protein translation is MSRRHTQWLPLMILVGLTAGTTVVAEEKTDERKRTIAVTGQAEVQAPPDRLTVSFAVETTAARATDAAAENAKRSSAVAAALKAQIAAGDSVSSTRYSLDPRYDTARPGESREPRITGYVARNEVQVESRKIDSAGALIDAAIAAGANRISGLQFSLSQRAEVLRGAIEKAGADAQAQAESVAKGLGVRLKGVLSASTSTAPMPMSRRFEGMAMAAEVRAPTPIEPGEMTVSANLHVTYEIE
- a CDS encoding M28 family peptidase yields the protein MTFDEILDGLGGARENGSVALAQAAEYLDKTLRATGADVTLHTFTCRPYSGRVAGVVCLTLALAYSALMWRRRWGWALGLALLLPTYLLLDYEGRLPLFSRLGELPEANVVASFPVTDPERTVILSAHYDTKTDLLDHYQRAPIQFLIVPMAMLAVAFPLTGRWRRWRGRAEGHVRGWSVIVPLYFAGFALAMSGGALVAERSPGALDDGAAVATLVKLAESLAAGEPQLARTEVMIVLFAGEEVNLQGSAAFVRERLPLLPPRPLYVINGELWGGGRVLSYFTADRSPLRRYEAATALVRVLDRAARRGNHGGGIEPDVQPVTTDARSFMAAGIPSVTLASHREGESYVRQLHSRADTRQRLQPGALDRMLAFLKAALAEIEANGVPSL